Genomic window (Plodia interpunctella isolate USDA-ARS_2022_Savannah chromosome 25, ilPloInte3.2, whole genome shotgun sequence):
ATTTCTAACATATATTAGACATTCAAAACTgcagtgtttttttattattacctcACAGTTTCAATAGGAAATGTCACAGGGAACTCCTTGCTCCGCTTGATGAGTTCCTCCACATCATCAGTCAGGTTAGCCTTTGGTATGTCGATGCATTGCCTCAGCAGCTCATTTGTTTCCTTGCTCATACTCGGGAAACACCAATCTGGTTTGCACCTAAAATTTGACATAATTTGAGTGAAACCTGACATTCCTGCATCAACCTCCATGTTTTAGaagttaatacttatttaatataaaagtcatgaccaaaaatctattttaaattatatatcagtaataaaaatacacggTATAACTGTTTAaagacttgtaagaaaaaaccAAGTTTACTGATTGAATCTTACCAGGCCAGACTCTGGAATTGCCGTAGATCCATTATGTGCGCCGCcgtctgtaaaacaaaaacacataaaCAAAACAGAGCATTCATGTTGAATGATTCACTAACACTGAGCAAAATCTCGAcgattaaatttcaataaaaagcaCAAACCGGTTAATAAAAACGGTTAAAGTTATACCAGCTAAAAAATTATCAGAAGCTTCGACAGAGACCGTAAACAAGGTTTATTATGTGCTTTATCTACTTCTGTAACAcgaaaatatgataattgaCTTACAGAAACTTTACGATTGAATAACACTGGTGTTAATCTAAAGACGTTGTTCATATAGTAAGGTCTCgcagttatatttttacttctcACGTTCTAAACAATGAAACATAAACAAGCAGCCGATTAGTAATTTTCAGAAATGAAATACATTGatagatgaaaataaatataaatttttgaacGCAAATTCTTGAAATGTCGGCTCGCCGGACATTGAGCAGGGGTTTGACAGTTTGGTTAACACTTTTGACCTTTTGACAATCGTAAATATGACACTgacattactattttttattgctcCAGCTATATCGAATATAAGCCATATTTTGATAGCCtacataatataggtattcaaCGAATGATAAAACATTGCATATGTGTAgaagagtttttatttaccgcaagaTAAAACCGGCAATGTAGCGTGGCAAACtgttagcaataaaattttgccggcattaaatatataaccaTACAGTAATGCAATATAATACAGTATTTCTATTCTCTAAAGAGTAtgcaagataaaaaaaatagacatgACTCATGACTAATGCTAACTAGACATTGACAGTGACGGCAAGCAAGCAATCACGAATTTATTTGGCGGGCTTGTGTGCTTTAAGggtaaataaatctatataagtTACTTGgaattagtttatttgttttgaagtttattattaGTGACAATTGACAAGATGGGAGATTTGCAGAAAATTCGTTTAGACGTTAGCAATGCCTTCAAACTGAGCGGTTTTACGATTCGACGAGAGGCGACGACTTTTGTTGCAGAACAGCTTCTTCCACTATCAGTACAAGAAAGACAGAAGATACTGGACAAGCTGACGGCTCATCTACTCCATCAGTGTCTCTCACAACCTGTTCTTGAAAAGGAACACGTAGAAACAGCTTTTAAAGAATGTAGTTCACATGGACCTGAAGAAACCGaaacaattttgaatgtaATCGACGCGTTCAGTATCCCAAAGCTGAATTACGACAATGAGAGGAAGAAATTCGTAAAGGACGTGTTATGTACTAATAATTTGTATCCTGACCCGAAGTGGAAGGCGCAGTTTTTGATTGATAGGTATATGGTTATATGGCAGAGGACTATTAGAAATAAGCTCTTCGCCCAAGAATGTTTACCAAGTATGGTTGAAGAGAAGAGGTTTAAATTACGCAAAATTGAAGTGTTACTCAGTTCTTCGAGTAAAATAGATGAAGTGATTGTGATGGGGTTATTGACACAACTGACAGAgggcaaattttatttagaagacCCAACTGGAAGTGTTGTACTAGACATGACTCAGACCAGATATCATTCAGGTCTGTTTACTGAGAACAGTTTCGTGTTGGCAGAAGGATATTATGAAGACAAAGTTTTGTATGTTATGGGACTTGTTTTGCCACCATCTGAAAGTCGGGCAACATCATTACCCTATTTTGGTAGTTTAAATACTTTTGGAGGCAAATCAAAGAGTTTGTTGAAAAACTCTCAAAGCTTACTTAAAATTGAGCAGGAAAATGAAGATggtatgattatatttttatcagatGTATGGCTTGATAGTCCTAAAGTATTGgcaaagttaaaaacattgttttcagGGTTCAATGACTTTTCTCCAATGGCTATTGTACTTATGGGAGAATTCCTGTCATGTCCATATGGCTATGAACATAGCACACAGCTTAAATCAGCATTAACAAATTTAGcagatattataaatcaattttcaagGTTAAAAGAAACatgcaaatttatatttatacctgGGAGAGGGGATCCAGCAGCTGCAAATATATTACCAAGACCACCAATTCCGAACTCTATTACTACAGACATAAGAGACAAATTGGGTGATTCAGTAATCTTTACAACAAACCCTTGTAGAATACAATATTGTACACAAGAGTTGATAATTCTGAGGCAAGATTTGGTAATGAAAATGTGTAGGAATTCAATACATTTTCCTGAGACTGGTGATATACCGGACCATTTGATAAAAACATTGCTTAGTCAGTGTTCTTTGTCTCCTCTGTCTTTAGGAGTCCAACCGGTGTATTGGAAACATGCTGATGCATTAAGTTTGTATCCTATGCCAGATTTGGTGGTGGTTGCTGATCATTTTCAGCCGTACACCAGAGCTTACCAAGACTGTCAGCTTGTGAACCCTGGATCATTCCCACGTACagagttttcttttaaagtcTATATTCCTTCCAGTAGAACTGTTGAGGATTCCCAGATACCTAAGGAAGATTAATCGGAGAAATGGCAGAATAGCAATAGATAGTAACCATCAGTCAAGTTAGAAACTGACTCTGTGTCGATCTTCTCTTGTAGATATGAAACACGACTAGGAATGTGCGTGTAGACCCAAGTGTTTTGTGTGGTTCAGCCCTAAAATTGGACCACTCCTATCCTCTAATGGATGTCGTTCGTGGCTATTACGGGATTAGAACCCACGACAGCGGATTTTGACAACGGCATACTCAAAGTGGGTTGGTGTCAAACAAGCGatcagttgtaaaatcacagccaaatcttgaaactttctaggttatatttaaatacaaaggCATAGACTAATTTGGCCTACAGTTTCAGTTAGTTTGGATACAAAAGGATTGTACTTTTGGTGCGCCTTGGAAATATTGCCCGGGGCCTTTGTAATGCTAAAATCTTCAATACCAAGTTGAGTGGGTTGATTGACTTTGCTAATAAGACTACTGAGAGTTTgtacataatgaaataaagtatttatgttctaatgtctttattatttttaaatattactttaaaaaacctattatttacattaaggtcgtgatttttaaaattcgtcaaaaatattatgtagcaATATTCTGGACGGATTCGtacataatagttttatttgtattagtaactaaaagtaaatttattaaaatagtaggctacacataaaataaacggAACGgtgttattacaaaaaatacttttacaaatAAGGGCTGAGTAGTCATGAATATAGTACAGGAGTAAATAGTGATACTACCTATTAATACTGGAATACTTGGCGGGAATACACTTGCCAGCTAGCTACCAGCGCGAGCTAGCTACTGGCGTGCAAGTAGATGACAAGCAaaacacagatataagaacaataagtaatgtttttatatatgtggcaaaacatgacaaaaatcaaatttgatatgggtacctatattttttaccggcacttttttttctttgtaatcaTCAACGTCTGGCATTCTACATGAATGCGAGTGTTCTTATTTTCCTGAGTGTTCCCATGTCAACAGTTAACATTTCTACTTATCGCTTGGTAAATAGGTAGTTAcatctatatttttcaataatgttttaagataatttacattgcattaaatatatgtatatacctaaatattttcatggctaaaattaatgtatgattacatttatttcttatttcttcCCACAAAAtggttacaaataaatattctttatttaaatctatgtGTGAGTGAtgttaaaacatttgaaatgtCAGAGATTGaacttaaataagtatatttcaataattatttacagataTAGACGTTTAACGtcactataaaaaatacaaatctaaaTTGTTTAGATATGTTCTCATATAGCAgactatacaaaattaaatcttatattattaaatgtataaaccttctgatataaattatctaaataacggtgaaaactgcatcaaaatccgttgcgtggttttataatactatgtcgtgataattaatatagtagtgaaaatattaatgaagttTGTTCCAAAGTTAAATTCAGATGCtctgtaagtaggtatttttttacataaaaaaataaatgaaagaaattcGTTAGATGAAACTATTTTCCAAACGTATTCCAATGAATTAAGtacgtacatttttattaaatcaatgatatatttcagattgacctgggtcttggatgtttatctacataatatatattagtgcTGCACCTAACGGTGTTATTAAAATCGCACAGTAGCGTCATCTACTTTagcgccattgactatcagacttttttgACCAAATTCTACAGAAATCGCATAATGTCAGGATAGAGTGTGTTAATAAAAGGTATCAGCTatctcaataccaaatttcatatcaattgGCCCAGCTGTTTGAccgtgaagatgtaacaaacatacctactgacaaactttcgcctttataatattagcgggattattaaataaagtacttatcatttcccataacacaagtcttgaagaTAGTTTGGGGCTAAATCAATCTGTGGTGATTGTCCccacatatttaaaaaaaaatacaagaaaaagaTACCTACTGTTTCGACTCGCTGAGAACATTATTTTGTCACCGAGGCAAATGTGTTTCTCTTTTTAGTATTAGAATGTTAAAAAGAGATAGAAACACTTCAGGACAGTGTGGACTAGTCACGTGGCACATTAAGATCCCATAATTGTATTGTAGGTGTCAGCTATTGGCGCCAAAGCGACGAGGCAGATCATGGCGATGGCGAACAGTACAATGATTGGGGCGTATATTCCTAGTAGCAGCTTGCGGAAACTGGAATACTGtggacaaaatatttgattttagtaGGTAATTATGGCTATACGCGATGGCTAAAGACCGTCCGCctgagatcgaaaggtcccaggttcaaatcttACTCTACCTATAGGTACATAGTACTATAGGTAATCTGACTACGAGCTTCCGGTGTAGGAAAACATAGTAATTAAAACACTCGAGAAAGAATGAAATAAAGATGCTAATTTGAGGCGAGAGAAAAAACCCTAGAccatcataataaaaaacattgttataataCTTAAGTACATTATTTGCCCAGAATACATATAgatactctctctctcatcacCGCGCGCCACCTACGATCGgagtagaaaaaataacatcgATATTGatgattcggctgtgattctACTACCGGCTGCCTGCCATCAACTTTCCTTGGAAATTCTATTGTTGGCTATCAGCCGCTtggctgtgtcccttagtcgcctcgtacgacatccacggatgCATATGCAGTGGTCCTATACTAAGTCGGAAGCACACGCCACAAATAgagatacataatatatttaccgAAGAGTCAGTATTATCGATTTGCGTcgtctgccgcgtctgtccgAGCATGTCTTTCATGGGGAACGCGTTCACTCGGCCGTTACTGATGCGGCCGTCTGACACGCACACTGTCAACTGAAAGGAAAATGCAatcaaaagtaagtttgtaggttataaaatataatttttagggttctgtacaaaaatgaaaaaatggaacccttataggatcactcgTGCGCCCGGCTGTCACAGCCAATTTGCTCCTAATCTACCTTCTTGTTTTAAGCCCTTGAGACTATCAAGCTTCAGCATTGTCATGAACGCGACAAGGAGGAAATATGAACTTACAGAGAGGACCAAGTGCATAACGACGTGGAAAACTACAAATGCGGCCAGGATGTACACGCTCCAGGGTGGCAGCTCCGCTTTCTGCAGGTACACCGCCAGGAAAATTGTTGCAACTGAGAAATGttaagtaaacaataaattagaattcataattatttattcaactttgAATGTGAggtatacatcacttattgatgtcaaaaaaatattcaaataagtaTAGAGTAATGaaccccggggcttcgctcccgtgagatatcaaatttaataattatatacgaATTGATATATAATGTTGTAGATATCATATTGTGTTGGTAATTTCTCTATTGggaaatagtaataaattagaattcataattatttattaaactttggCAACTCgtagctcagtttttctaccgtaaacatttgtgagatccatgtaatactaattcgattaatttatttagtccctgcATTCGTCAgcgacattaaataaaaaagcttcGTGCTAGtcccgttaatataatttatatagtgAAACATTAAAATGGTGATGAATAAAGCCCTTACACCCTATATACAATAGTAATCTACTatcttttgctcgcggcttcgcccgcggtaatttttcgggatgaaagtcACCCTATCTCATTCTCcatacttaaaattacatgtgtgcaaaattccatgaagattgattgagtaaataatgcgtgaagagttaacaaacttacttggcatttataatattgctagatgttgcccgtggctctgctcccgtgggaattacgagataaattatagcctatagcaatcttggataatggacctttctaatgatgaaagaatttttgaaatcggttcggtagtttcggagattatccgcctcaaacatacaaactcacgaacgcttacctctttataatatagatacatGTAGTATAGATTTAGGATTGCATGGCACTCACTTCCCAAGATATGCGCGGCGTTGCCGGCCAGCCAGTGCAGCCAGTTGAAGCACGGCCGCTTCTTGGTGCCCGGGTGTGGCCTGAAGTATGCACCTGGGGTAAAGCACTTTAATTAACGTTACGCACGATACTTAGTGTGTGGTTCCGACCTagaatatcatcatcatcatggggtgccatcttcgaattgaggTTTGacaattaagtttttaattttggccctagaataggaccactccaatTAGGcatattgacaaaataatattcaaagcgTTAATATTTGAACATTTAATATGCTCTTCAACGCAATACGCTCAAAAACTCGTTTTTTGAGGATTTCATCACAAGTTATGGATGGAACTGCCTACTTTCCAAGTCAAAATCATGAgtattacttttttctaatgtcaaaaacaaataaaatatactaacaaatacatattaacaaaaaaattgtaaaatgttgaattaataaaaactgatcaattaaagtgacatttaattattgtgtttggttatttaaatacttttatatattttatttatccagCTAAGTAGCCAATTCACTCTGCTGGCGGTGAGTGTGACttgttttatactttactacctacttatagaaagaaagaaagaaagaaagaaagaaatcatttattcggcaaacacataaaatccaaacatacaaaagagtaacaaatataaatcgaataaaatatgtaagccgaaatggcgaccagctcagcatggtgccaAGGTATCAagccaaggcgctgattttcagctggaaccaagtacaaaagtaggtatggtggcaaaataaacaagttaatatgtacggaaacagaaacaaacaacagcaaacaaTATGATTAAACATATGACttaggaaaaaatgtaaaaaaaggaataaggataaattacatggaagctatggaatatatatatatatataaagtataaatatgaacctaaaaataattcaatgtattgCCCTCAATTTGCCGCAATAAAGTAAACTCTTTGATGCGTTTACGGAATATTATGACAGATGACAAATTACGAAGAGGGGGAGGTAAATTGTTCCAGATTTTGGCTGCGGCATACTTGAAACTACCTTTAAAAGCTGTTAATTTGTGACTCTGAACAATGAGAAGGCCAAGACGAGATCTAGAAGACCAGTTTAgcttttctaataaatatggGGGTTTACGATATTTAACAATTCCAAAGAGGAGAGTAGATAGATGGATGTAGCGGCGTGACGACATGTTTAGCATTTTTGCAGAATTGATGAAGGGTGATACATGTTGTCGTGGTGGAATGTTAAAGCAATATCTTGCACAAGCATTTTGAACTTTTTGAATGAGTGCCTTAGTTTTTGCTAAAAGTCGCGGTCCATAAACAGAGTCaacgtaattaaattttgacaaaattaatgattcaGTAAGATTTATACGAAGTTTAAGGCAAAGATAATctcttattttgtataaaagttttaaacggTAAAAGCAGTTACGGGAAATTTCTACTATGTATGAATGAAAACGAAGTTCAGAGTCCATCAACAGACCTAGATTACGAGCTTCTGAAGTAGAAGTAATAGACTGtccatttatgtataattgtgGCGATTGAGattgaatttcatttaattggtGCTGAGTGCCTAGTATCATATACTTGGATTTATTTGGGTTTAAGTGGAGGAAATTCAGTTTAGACCATTGGTTCAACCGGTCAAGatcattgtttaattttgaaacgGCTGAATTAACACTATCTGGTTTGcatgatatatataattgaagaTCGTCAGCATAcatatgaaatttagcatgtTTTATAGAGTAAGATATGTCTGACATGTAAAGAATGAACAACACAGGTCCAAGGATGGAGCCTTGCGGGACTCCCCTTTTTACTGGGGATGAAGACGAAACCATGGGAGATCCGTTACTTTTGTAGATTTTGACAAATTGAGTACGGTCACACAGGTAGCTTCGAAACCACTCGAGAGTAGACGCTTCGAAACCATAAGAAGATAGCTTGTGAAGTAAGAGAGGTATATCAATACTATCAAAGGCACGAGAAAAGTCAAGAAGAACAAGAAAAGTGCCCATTCCATTATCTTGGGCTTCTAAGATATTACTCGTAACGTCGAGCAAGGCTGTGGCTGTACTATGTTTCTTTCTGAATCCTGACTGTGCTTCTGGGAGAATTTGATTGGTCTCCAGAAATTCAGTTAATTGTAAATGCACTACCTTTTCTAGTATTTTAGAAAGAATTGAAAGGATACTTATTGGGCGAAGATCATTTACGGTGAGAGGGTTTGAATTTTTTGGTAGAGGTCTGACAATTGCAGTTTTCCAGGTATCCGGAAAGATAGAAGTAGATATAGATTCATTGATGATGAGGGTAATAGATTCAAGAGAATAGGGTAGGGTTAATAAGATCATGTGTAGGGAAATCTGATCAACTCCTTGAGCATTTGATTTAAGATTATGTACTATTTGAGAGATGATTTCAGAACTAACAGATTTAAGTTTGAAAGTAGCGTCTGTTTTAGGTATGTTATTATAAGACGATGGATTCGATGGATGCAAAACAATATTAGGAGAGGGGTTAAGaaagtgtttgtttatttcttcagGAGAGGAAATGTGATTGGGTAAATCGTTTTCATGTTTGGGTGGCAAGACATTGGATTTAAGGTTTTTCCACAAAATTTTAGGATTATCTAGGTTCTTGTTGatataaaactcaaaatatgcttttttttCCCTTTCAATAGCAGAAGTCACATAGTTTCTtagttttttgtaatattcaagATGGTTATCTTTcctagttttataatatcttttgtGGGCTTCATTTCTAAGTTTAAACATTAACTTTATATTGTCGGTTATCCAAGGATAATAACGATCTCTAATaacaattgattttaatggTGCATGTTTATCAAATAGTTGAAGTATAGTGTTATTGAAAGTAGATACCATCTCATTAACGTTATCTGCATCTTTAATAGAATCCCAAGGAACAAGTTTCAAGTCTTGTTCAAATAAGGTAGTATCTATGTCTTTTATAGGTCTATAGGAAATATGTTTGGGACATggtttatcttttttaaaatttaattcacatGTTATCAGAGCATGGTTGCTCAATTTGCTGCCAATAACGTCAATTGTCACATCTCTAACTCGAGCGTCAGTGCAGATGACGTCAATAAGAGTGGCACTATGATCGGTAAAATGGGTTGGTGATTTCACAACTTGTTCTAGATTGAGAAGCTCAAATAATTCTAACAATTTTGCAGATTCAGGAGATGTTTTATCCAAAAGGTTTATGTTAAAGTCCCCGAGGAGGATAATGTTATCATAATTTACGAAATACTGAAGCGATTCTGTTAAAGCCTCTAAGAACACCCCATAATTGGACCGAGGTGGTCTATAGGCAGTGCCCATAACTACCTTTTTACCTttgatattcaattttatccaCATTTGTTCTACTTGAGGACATGCAGGAAAATCACAATTCCTAACATATATTCCCTTACGGATATAGAAAGCAAGGCCACCACCCACaccattacatatatttttaggacGAGGGACACTGCGAAGCGTATAACCTGGGATAATAGGAGCCTTACTATTATCATCAATGTGTAACCACGTTTCATTTATTGCAAGAATGTCAATTTGATGTTGAGTAGCTGCCAATATTAATTCATCATGGTGAGTGCCTAAAGTGCCTGGATTGTAGAGACCAACTTTAAAGTATTTGTTGTACATCATAAACTTAAGTATATCGcgtgaatataattattgttataagaACAATATTGATTAAGTTTGTGAGTAAGAAAATTCAACGGCGGATTAAAAACTCCAGGCAGTTTTGAGATGTATGAGTAGTATGAAAAGTGGCTAGACATTGCGATTGCTGTATAAATTATACGTACAAAACATCGAGTATatggaaatacatatataagtaagATTATAAAGGTAGtcaaagaatataatattatgttgagAGACATCAGACTAAGGGATATAGGGAGAGAGAGtaaattgacataataatgagatatacaagaaaaatacatagtGCCTTTGCCATACAAATCAATAAGAAATTGACTTTTGCTTATATGTACgactaaaaaagaaataataattttttgatatatagGGCGTAATGTAATGTTACACTTATGTATTagataacatattaaaaaaattataataagaaaataagtaaaattcaCAGTAATTGACTCAACATTGAATATTGATGTAGGGTTTAGTGCGGGCTTGCTATTTACCTACATtgtcactatcgagtcgatacGAAGTGAGACCCAGTGACGTGCGATGCGATCTAGCGACGTCGCCTCGCAGCCTAGGTATCGATAATATTATCGATCTACCTTATTTTATACCAGTACAGATAATAGCGATACAAATATTGGTAGGTACTTTACTTCAGTTATAGATTCCgttatcaatattttcttcaaagtatcggtattttgaaaatatcggTATCATGTCCCTggcacagcgaaccaatcacattgcgccattgtgacgcaacgacaaccacactgcattGTGATTGGTTCAATTCTGCGCTCTCTTCGAATctattcgatagtgagaaatgaaatgtacctaaacccgcacttcgccctctgatGAGGTCTACTCACCAATGGGTTGTATAAAGCAGAGCACGACAGTAACTATCCCAGTAATAGCGTGTGGGTTGTCTCCAGTGGTGGACCACCCGCCGACCTCAATCAGGATCAGGATAAACCCACACACGGTGAGCAGCCATGTCGCTACCATCAAGATTCTGTGGTACTggaatggaaaaaaataagtcaatatcaaataatttctTCAGAAACGCTTTCATTGAcactttttacataaatgtatttatgtaaaaagtgTCAAAAAGGTACCTAGCTAGGTATCTGTTTGTCacgcttttttaaatatatatacttataagacctatatttgttaattgacgtccttggagaaaaggctgcggtgaagtttgttgcgccgcttcttcttctcctgcgctttggaagtctactgccgacttccaccATACATCACTATGTattcatcctaaattgaataaagaattttgaatttgaatttgttttcatGTCTAAACCgattgtgataaaatttatgaagatatatttagttaaagaCAACATAGGATacctactttgttttaaaaaattgaccACTAAAGtttgggggtgaaagtttgtaagcGAAACCGCGGACAACATCTAATCCAATAAAAACAAGGCATCCCAACTTACAGCGAACCATATGTCTTTGCCGCCAAGCTGCTTGCCGACCCACACTTGTCTGAAGTATCTGCAATCAACCGatcaatcaattaataaaaaaataactgcatatttttttaaaattaatttgatatttatactttagttTTGATTTTGGGTTAATTTAGTGGTTCtacaattgtatatttatatttaatcataatatatgttatcttaggaaacattttttcataatatcctAATCCTTATCTTAACATatccataaaaaattatgacccgaccggggatcgaatccactcctcggttcagaggcaagcactttacaactgcgccaccgaggtcgtcagtgTCAGCAATaaactcgaaaagaaagaagtatACCTAGCCAGAAGGATTCCCAGAGAAGCTGTTCCCAGCCAAGCAGCTATCATGAAGGAGCCGTGGAGCTTCAGCAGCAGCTTGGAGCTGGCCGCAGCTGTCCCAACAGTGGACAATGCTAAAGGTTCACCGGTGGACTGGTATGCCAATGTGTGGAAACCCACGCGATCCgcatctgaaaatattttcagttttaaactagggcttcgctcgggtaataccatcataaattatacacctaaaccttcctcaggaatcacactatctattggtgaaagccgtacaaaaatccgtccggtagtttagGATTTTATCGCATGCAAATAGACATATGTGACAGGGGGCTTCTTTTCATGCAAGGTTATGTATAGGctcttaattattttgtcttttgAACAGTTATTAATGGCAGGTTGGTATTCTATTAACCTAACTAGTGCGAATATTGAGTTGATTGTATAGTAAGTAGTTCATTTTGCTTTGTACTTAGGTTTTAAACTCAGATACGAAGATTCTAAAAGAAAACCCATAATTGATATGAGCATAGTCGTAGAGGTTATGTAGTTTGGGCtacataattatgtacctacttactttaaaatcaatatccTACCTTTCATACTATCACCAGCGACGATCATCAAATTGTACTTATTATTCGCCAAGTCAAATGTCTGTCCTTTCACCACAGACACCGTATCCCTTCTGAACTTACAGTACAGTTTCCCATCAATTACGGAAGATTCTAGCAACTGTACTATGTCTTGTGGCGAGTCAGACCTCCTTACATAAGGCTCTTCCTTAGGATAAGTCCAAGAAGTGAATATAGATACTCTTCCATTATCATTTCTGACGCATTCAACTGCGCTATCATCTCCCATTTTGTTATCCATACTCAGACCAGTTGAAACGTATTTCGGGTTTTTCGCG
Coding sequences:
- the PolE2 gene encoding DNA polymerase epsilon subunit 2, with the translated sequence MGDLQKIRLDVSNAFKLSGFTIRREATTFVAEQLLPLSVQERQKILDKLTAHLLHQCLSQPVLEKEHVETAFKECSSHGPEETETILNVIDAFSIPKLNYDNERKKFVKDVLCTNNLYPDPKWKAQFLIDRYMVIWQRTIRNKLFAQECLPSMVEEKRFKLRKIEVLLSSSSKIDEVIVMGLLTQLTEGKFYLEDPTGSVVLDMTQTRYHSGLFTENSFVLAEGYYEDKVLYVMGLVLPPSESRATSLPYFGSLNTFGGKSKSLLKNSQSLLKIEQENEDGMIIFLSDVWLDSPKVLAKLKTLFSGFNDFSPMAIVLMGEFLSCPYGYEHSTQLKSALTNLADIINQFSRLKETCKFIFIPGRGDPAAANILPRPPIPNSITTDIRDKLGDSVIFTTNPCRIQYCTQELIILRQDLVMKMCRNSIHFPETGDIPDHLIKTLLSQCSLSPLSLGVQPVYWKHADALSLYPMPDLVVVADHFQPYTRAYQDCQLVNPGSFPRTEFSFKVYIPSSRTVEDSQIPKED
- the LOC128680972 gene encoding putative ferric-chelate reductase 1 homolog; translated protein: MLPRKRSTYVLFAVILLIRYSEQHGSGAPSAACIDQLPRHSTIQPQSTIPPYIIVTSSSQVRQGDVLNITIGSPAGAPVPIGGFILQARQIQNPDAIVGRFLKVPDPEATHLTSCSSTNDTVTHSSPEDKPAMTFQWQAPTDFLGGVEFRATVAQTYSMFWKNVESPLVEVVTPDTVITTTPPLPTTTGAAPPPPVILESKPKPATQKLDVIYQGCDDNKLCFGIPDNCIPKGNCDAIVAVFVAGDIYTFELQAAKNPKYVSTGLSMDNKMGDDSAVECVRNDNGRVSIFTSWTYPKEEPYVRRSDSPQDIVQLLESSVIDGKLYCKFRRDTVSVVKGQTFDLANNKYNLMIVAGDSMKDADRVGFHTLAYQSTGEPLALSTVGTAAASSKLLLKLHGSFMIAAWLGTASLGILLARYFRQVWVGKQLGGKDIWFAYHRILMVATWLLTVCGFILILIEVGGWSTTGDNPHAITGIVTVVLCFIQPIGAYFRPHPGTKKRPCFNWLHWLAGNAAHILGIATIFLAVYLQKAELPPWSVYILAAFVVFHVVMHLVLSLTVCVSDGRISNGRVNAFPMKDMLGQTRQTTQIDNTDSSYSSFRKLLLGIYAPIIVLFAIAMICLVALAPIADTYNTIMGS